The Longimicrobiaceae bacterium genome has a segment encoding these proteins:
- a CDS encoding peptidylprolyl isomerase: MMMQKMRGSAGKLMAGFFALAFLGWMVLQRGMDVTGTGPGQVSDVGSVNGTPITVNQWNAEYQRIYEQARQSTGGSLTPDQLAEVREQTWNRLVDQTLIQQEMKRRGIEVSDGEVIFAAKHLPHPQLAQNELFQTNGQFDLNKYQAFLASPNAPADIFPQLEAYYREVIPQAKLFRQVNSGAWVSDADLWRSFQDRTETATVEYVPLDLAKLAPGEPAVSDTEVKTYFDAHRDEYKRPNTARVAVAYFPETITDADRAATLDKARQVRAEIVGGGDFAAIAKRESEDPGSKDNGGDLGTFGKGRMVGAFDSAAFALPVNAVSEPVLTQFGYHIIQVLEHTGDQVHARHILIPIAKAEAEQVKLENKADSLYKLAPEKGLETTARLLGAAYIPSVTLTDQAPYIPGVGGAREAMDWAGENADDPENAHPVSEPFDNKTALYVARLESFTRKGDMTLAEATPQIRRELVVQKKRETARAAGRALLAQVHAGKTLQQVAAEKGLQVLTAGPFTRVDPNPVFGQASAAAGAAFGTPIGQVSDVVETSAGLFLVRPTARTTADRTAFMAQKEQLRQMTAYQLNQQQVQRWLAGLRKNAKIEDNRDEVFRRRPSAPALT, from the coding sequence ATGATGATGCAGAAGATGCGGGGCAGCGCCGGCAAGCTCATGGCCGGCTTCTTCGCACTGGCGTTCCTGGGCTGGATGGTACTCCAGCGCGGGATGGACGTGACCGGCACGGGCCCCGGCCAGGTGAGCGACGTGGGCAGCGTGAACGGCACGCCCATCACGGTGAACCAGTGGAACGCCGAGTACCAGCGCATCTACGAGCAGGCCCGCCAGAGCACCGGCGGCAGCCTCACGCCGGACCAGCTGGCCGAGGTGCGCGAGCAGACGTGGAACCGCCTGGTGGACCAGACGCTGATCCAGCAGGAGATGAAGCGCCGCGGCATCGAGGTGAGCGACGGCGAGGTGATCTTCGCCGCCAAGCACCTGCCGCACCCGCAGCTCGCGCAGAACGAGCTGTTCCAGACCAACGGGCAGTTCGACCTGAACAAATACCAGGCCTTCCTCGCCAGCCCCAACGCCCCGGCCGACATCTTCCCGCAGCTGGAGGCGTACTACCGCGAGGTCATCCCCCAGGCCAAGCTCTTCCGCCAGGTCAACAGCGGCGCGTGGGTGAGCGACGCCGACCTGTGGCGCTCGTTCCAGGACCGCACCGAGACCGCCACGGTGGAGTACGTGCCGCTCGACCTCGCCAAGCTGGCCCCCGGCGAGCCGGCAGTGAGCGACACCGAGGTGAAGACGTACTTCGACGCGCACAGGGACGAGTACAAGCGCCCGAACACGGCGCGCGTGGCCGTGGCGTACTTCCCCGAGACGATCACCGACGCGGACCGCGCGGCCACGCTCGACAAGGCGCGCCAGGTCCGCGCCGAGATCGTGGGCGGCGGCGACTTCGCTGCCATCGCGAAGCGCGAGTCGGAAGACCCGGGCAGCAAGGACAACGGCGGCGACCTGGGCACCTTCGGCAAAGGCCGCATGGTGGGCGCGTTCGACTCCGCCGCCTTCGCGCTGCCGGTCAACGCGGTGTCCGAGCCGGTGCTCACGCAGTTCGGCTACCACATCATCCAGGTGCTGGAGCACACCGGCGACCAGGTGCACGCCCGCCACATCCTGATCCCCATCGCCAAGGCCGAGGCGGAGCAGGTCAAGCTGGAGAACAAGGCGGACTCGCTGTACAAGCTGGCGCCGGAGAAGGGCCTGGAGACCACCGCCCGCCTGCTCGGCGCGGCGTACATCCCCTCGGTGACGCTGACGGACCAGGCGCCGTACATCCCCGGCGTGGGCGGTGCCCGCGAGGCGATGGACTGGGCCGGCGAGAACGCGGACGACCCGGAGAACGCGCACCCGGTGAGCGAGCCGTTCGACAACAAGACGGCGCTGTACGTGGCACGCCTGGAGTCGTTCACGCGCAAGGGCGACATGACGCTGGCCGAGGCCACCCCGCAGATCCGCCGCGAGCTGGTCGTGCAGAAGAAGCGCGAAACGGCCCGCGCCGCCGGCCGCGCTCTGCTCGCGCAGGTCCACGCCGGCAAGACGCTCCAGCAGGTGGCCGCCGAGAAGGGCCTCCAGGTCCTCACCGCCGGCCCGTTCACCCGCGTCGACCCGAACCCCGTGTTCGGCCAGGCGAGCGCCGCTGCCGGCGCCGCGTTCGGCACGCCCATCGGCCAGGTGAGCGACGTGGTGGAGACGAGCGCCGGGCTCTTCCTGGTGCGCCCCACCGCGCGCACCACGGCGGACCGGACGGCGTTCATGGCGCAGAAGGAGCAGCTTCGGCAGATGACCGCCTACCAGCTCAACCAGCAGCAGGTGCAGCGCTGGCTGGCGGGCCTGCGCAAGAACGCGAAGATCGAGGACAACCGCGACGAGGTCTTCCGCCGCCGTCCCTCCGCCCCCGCGCTCACGTAG
- a CDS encoding polyprenyl synthetase family protein: protein MMLRTAPPTLSDIQAPIRERLDAVVDEIRRIVVSDFAPVGAVNEYLLKIRGKLFRPGLVLLCDELGGRRSPEAETLAAVTELVHLATLVHDDAVDHSVLRRGMPTVNAIWSHQVAVIMGDYLYSRSISEITRLGSIEPIRVLADAANAMTVGEMRQLSAHDALGFGEDDYNRLIESKTASLMSCACELGAITGAPEWRTQLRRFGRELGMAFQIADDLLDYTADSADTGKPSGLDLREHKVTLPLIAALPHLSPAERREVEDLFRDPEPSDEAIAGVVAIVGARGGLDYARERALECAGRAAEALEGLPEGPALDALRDGIAYAIERRR from the coding sequence ATGATGCTTCGTACCGCGCCCCCCACGCTCTCCGACATCCAGGCACCCATCCGCGAGCGGCTGGACGCCGTGGTCGACGAGATCCGCCGCATCGTCGTCTCCGACTTCGCGCCCGTGGGGGCGGTCAACGAGTACCTCCTCAAGATCCGCGGCAAGCTCTTCCGCCCCGGCCTCGTCCTCCTGTGCGACGAGCTGGGCGGCCGCCGCAGCCCCGAGGCCGAGACGCTGGCCGCCGTGACCGAGCTGGTGCACCTGGCAACGCTGGTGCACGACGACGCCGTGGACCACTCGGTGCTGCGCCGCGGCATGCCCACCGTCAACGCCATCTGGAGCCACCAGGTCGCCGTCATCATGGGCGACTACCTGTACTCGCGCTCCATCAGCGAGATCACGCGCCTGGGCAGCATCGAGCCCATCCGCGTGCTGGCCGACGCCGCCAACGCCATGACGGTGGGGGAGATGCGCCAGCTCTCGGCGCACGACGCCCTGGGCTTCGGCGAGGACGACTACAACCGCCTCATCGAGAGCAAGACCGCCTCGCTCATGTCGTGCGCGTGCGAGCTGGGCGCCATCACCGGCGCCCCCGAGTGGCGCACGCAGCTCCGCCGCTTCGGCCGCGAGCTGGGCATGGCCTTCCAGATCGCCGACGACCTGCTGGACTACACGGCCGACTCGGCAGATACGGGCAAGCCCAGCGGCCTGGACCTGCGCGAGCACAAGGTCACGCTGCCGCTCATCGCCGCGCTGCCGCACCTCTCGCCCGCCGAGCGCCGCGAGGTCGAGGACCTGTTCCGCGACCCCGAGCCTTCCGACGAGGCCATCGCCGGCGTGGTCGCCATCGTGGGCGCCCGCGGCGGCTTGGATTATGCTAGGGAGAGGGCGCTCGAATGCGCCGGCCGCGCCGCCGAAGCGCTCGAGGGGCTGCCCGAGGGCCCCGCGCTGGACGCGCTGCGCGACGGGATCGCCTACGCAATCGAGCGCCGCCGTTAG